The sequence below is a genomic window from Nicotiana tomentosiformis chromosome 6, ASM39032v3, whole genome shotgun sequence.
acctttgttcttgtatcTGACAGTCTTGGAAAATTCCTTTGGCTGTgtcctggggcaacatgatgtgaCCGGGAAGAGAGAGAAGGCCATATACTACTTGAGCAAGAAGTTTACCATTTATGAAGCCAAGTATACTTTATTGGAAAGAACTTGTTATGCCCTAACTTGGGTTGCCCAGAAGCTCGGACATTATATTTtggcctacaccacatatctcataactagaatggatcctctgaagtacatatTCCATAAACCAATGCCCACGGGAAGGTTAgtaaaatggcaaatcctgctcattGAGTTCGACATTGTCTATGTCACTCGTACAACGATGAAAGCTCAAGCCTTGGCGGATCATCTAGCTGAGaacccggttgatgatgaatACCAACCCCTAAGTACTTACTTTCCGGACGAGGAAGTAAATTCAGTTGAAGTAATTCTAGAAGACACCAATGCttggaaaatgttctttgatggagctaTAAATGCAAAAGGTGTCGGGATTGGGGCAATTTTGGTTTCACCCACCGGTCAGCACTATCCGACCACAGCCCggcttcggttcttctgtaccaacAACACCGCTGAGTATGAAGCCTACATTATGGGCATGAATATGGCAGTTGATCTGGATGTGGACGAATTATTAAtcatgggagattcagatttgatcattcggcaagcccaaggtgaatgggaaacTCGAGATATCAAGCTTATCCCATATAGGCAACATGTGGAAGATCTTAGCAAATGATTCATGTCCGTCGAGTTCAGGTATATTCCTCGATTCCACAACGAGTTAGCTGATGCATTAGCTACTTTGGCCTCAATGCTGCCGTATCCGGGCAATGTCCATATTGACCCGCTGGAAATCCAAATTCGAGAGAGGCATGGTTATTGTAATACAATTGAAATAGAACTAGATGTTCAgccatggtatcatgatatcaaaaggtttatgaaaataaagaaatatcctGAACAGGCTAGTGGAGACTAAAAGAGAACCATTAGAAGGCTTGCCAGCGGTTTCTTCTTGAGCGGAGAAATCTTGTACAAAAGAACTCCAGATCTGAATCTCTTGAGGTGTGTAGATGCCCTAGAAGCTGAAAAGATCATGAACGTTGTGCATTCGAGAGTATGTGGACCTCACATGAACGGATATGTCcttgcaaagaaaatccttcgggcaggttattactggatgaccatggaaaaagattgcttcagttttgtccgGAAGTGTCATCAGTGTCAGATACACGGTGACCGGATTCATGCACCGCCTTCAGAGTTATATCCTATGTCATCACCTTGGTCGTTCGTTAcatggggtatggatgtcattaGGCCAATCGAgccgaaagcttcaaatgggcacagattcatcttggttgccattgattatttcacaaagtgggttgaagcagtcactttcaaagccgtcaccaagaaagcggtggtggacttcgtgcattccaacattatttgtcattttggtattcctaaaactatcattacAAACAATGCTGCAAATCTGAACAACCActtgatgagggaggtatgcgaACAATTTAAGATTACGCATCGTAATTCTACCCCTTATCGGCCCAAAGCTAATGGCGTTGTTGAAgctgcaaacaagaatatcaagaagatcctcaagaaaatgattcaaagttctaGACAGTGGCATGAAAAGCTGCCTTTCGCATTATTGGGATATCGCACAACCGTGCGCACATCAGTTGGGGCTACGCCTTACTTATTAGTTTATGGAACTGAAGTCGTAATAcctgtagaagttgaaattccctctcttcggatcattgttgaagccgagatcgaggatgatgaatggaTCAAGGCCCGATTGGAAAAAttaactatgattgatgaaaagcgaatGGCCGCAGTTttccacgggcagttgtaccaacaaagaatggcccgtacctacaacaagaaagtgtgaCCAAGGAAATtcgaagtggggcaactcgttctgagacgTATTCTCTCGCATCATGAGGAAGCAAAAGGAAAATTtactccaaattggaaaggtccgtaCATTATAAGAAAATTATTGCCGAAAGGAGCATTGTACTTAGGAGACATTGAAGGAAATGACCCCGAAACAGCTGTcaatgcagatgcggtcaagaggtattatgtttgacccttttttgtttctttgatcaccctctttggaacctggaaGTTACTacagaaaaggagaaaaaaaaagattaaaacaaaaattccttgaactacgtttgacttgattccgaaaggatatgtaggcagcctctctctgggattcagtcacaccaaaacaaaaacccaaattccctcaaaagtgaaactggggcagatgttataatggtttggcgatggttttgtctgaaaggttccaaagttgtaattcaatccaaatcctttttacccaaatccttttcaagtccttctgatcaatcggcaaagagattcaaaatgggaggatacagttactcggatctgatacaacaaaatgagagaaataaaatgagagagtcttattggtgaaaacctcacGTGCACTGTAAGGGGATGGTAAAGAGAGAaattgaaaatgagagagtcttgttagtgaaaactcgcaaagagcactataaggagattgtgagaagagaaatgagagaggtcaattggtgaaaacccgcaaagggcgccactgatcgaaaagaggatcctcacagtcactggcatcgacacagtcTTGGGAAAGGTCTCTtggtttcgaggcaaaagttgtgatgaatttctgagagtctgACGGTtcacacagatcaggcatctagtctaagaggcatgtcatgttcattgaagtctgtatacactccagataagtcctttcttttccccgaaagggatacctcttgtctaaattcatttgtccattccattatttgcttttctttgaatccatttCGGTTTAACTCTGTTAtgaaactaagacaaagaagggaaggcaggactgatttacagggttctaacttgatacaagccaatatgcaaaagaaaaggcacccaatctcggcaagggcatcaagttgactccaactggccatgttggccgatgtttcaaaatcaaaaactgttgaaagagaaaattcaaagtcaaatgcacacaagggcaaaataaaagttgaaaaggttaagtcccacgtgactaacCATTATGGCAAAGTCCGAAAAAACCAGAGGTTCTTCGAGGTTAGAAATGCAATCAATATTTAGGAAATAACCAGTTGCAACTGAAAGGACCGAGACCAAGTGACTAaaacaatcaaggccacaaaaccaaccaccgtttcaaactgacaaattgttctttgtttgaaaaaaaaatagggaaacaggtacaatccaaaagcaaccttgaaagaagcaggtgcaaccaaaacgaaattacgcaaaggctagaaatagttttgcagcaactactgcaaaagggaagtcttctccaaactctttcccgcattttactcattatctttaaaaaaaaatatgaaattaaaaagaaagaaaaaaaatcatggcagtatagggtctccaatccctagctgtgttttccaacatagggtctccaatccctagttgatgatttttaatcatagggtctccactccctagtctgcttttccaacataaggtcttcactccctagttgatatttttagacataaggtctccactccctagtcgttttccaacatagggtctccactccctagttgattttattttagacatagggtccccactccctagtctcttttccaacatagggtctccactccctagttgatgtttttagacatagggtcttcactccctagtcgcttttccaacatagggtctccactccctagttgaagttattttgtacatagggtctccactccctagtcgcttttctaacatagggtctccactccctagttgatgatttttagatatagggtctccactccctagtcgcttttccaacatagggtctccactccctagttgattttatttttagacatagggtctccactccctagtcgccttttccaacatagggtctccactacttagttgatatttttagacgtagggtctccactccctagtcattt
It includes:
- the LOC138894646 gene encoding uncharacterized protein — encoded protein: MREVCEQFKITHRNSTPYRPKANGVVEAANKNIKKILKKMIQSSRQWHEKLPFALLGYRTTVRTSVGATPYLLVYGTEVVIPVEVEIPSLRIIVEAEIEDDEWIKARLEKLTMIDEKRMAAVFHGQLYQQRMARTYNKKV